The following are encoded in a window of Catharus ustulatus isolate bCatUst1 chromosome 12, bCatUst1.pri.v2, whole genome shotgun sequence genomic DNA:
- the PAQR5 gene encoding membrane progestin receptor gamma, with protein sequence MLSSKPRLLRAHQVPESYREPGILSGYRPPRSSVSECLLSLFGMNNETLNIWTHLVPAGYFLWLLLARLRDSGVEPGAGPFLAYLGTCALYPLASSAAHTLGAVGGHGRHRAYCCDYAALSLYSLGSALAYSAYVFPPEWVGSTFHNFYVPVAVFNSALSTGLSCYSRFLEAERPCLSKVSRTLAFVYPYIFDSIPVFYRLSRSRSEGSLPLHSRHSLCALLTFLSFTSRLPERLAPGSFDLIGHSHQVFHVCGILGTLFQLEAISMDMAERQGRFPLPSSLETFGSLGMGAAASLAILGICFHNLRLQPLSQEKSH encoded by the exons ATGCTGAGCTCCAAGCCCCGGCTGCTCCGCGCCCACCAAGTGCCCGAG AGCTACCGGGAGCCGGGAATTCTCTCCGGGTACCGCCCTCCCCGGAGCTCGGTCTCCGAGTGCCTGCTCAGCCTCTTCGGGATGAACAACGAGACCCTCAACATCTGGACACACCTGGTGCCCGCCGG GTAtttcctctggctgctcctggcgCGGCTCCGGGATTCCGGGGTGgagccgggggcggggccgttCCTGGCCTACCTGGGCACGTGCGCGCTGTACCCGCTGGCGTCGAGCGCTGCCCACACCTTGGGGGCCGTGGGCGGGCACGGCCGGCACCGCGCCTACTGCTGCGACTACGCCGCGCTCAGCCTCTACAGCCTGG GCTCGGCGCTGGCGTATTCCGCCTACGTATTCCCACCGGAATGGGTCGGGAGCACATTCCATAATTTCTACGTTCCCGTGGCCGTGTTCAACTCCGCGCTCAGCACCGGCCTGTCCTGCTATTCCAG gtttctggaggCAGAGCGGCCTTGCCTGAGCAAAGTTTCCCGAACTTTGGCCTTTGTGTATCCCTACATTTTCGACAGCATCCCAGTTTTCTACAGG CTCTCCCGGAGCCGCTCCGAGGGCTCTCTCCCGCTGCATTCCCGGCACAGCCTCTGCGCCCTCCTCACCTTCCTGAGCTTCACCTCCCGCCTGCCCGAGCGCCTGGCGCCCGGGAGCTTCGACCTCATCG ggcacagccaccaGGTTTTCCACGTCTGCGGGATTTTGGGAACGCTCTTCCAGCTGGAAGCCATCTCCATGGACATGGCGGAGCGGCAGGGCCGCTTCCCACTTCCCTCTTCCCTGGAAACCTTTggatccctgggaatgggagcagctgccagcctggccatcCTCGGGATCTGCTTCCACAACCTCCGCCTGCAGCctctttcccaggaaaaatcccactAG